The proteins below are encoded in one region of Misgurnus anguillicaudatus chromosome 24, ASM2758022v2, whole genome shotgun sequence:
- the LOC141361654 gene encoding C3a anaphylatoxin chemotactic receptor-like — protein MEGTTLGPQNHTNDTAYTSTDYKLSNIEIFQMCTYLVILVIGVIGNGLVIFVTGYKMKTTVNSIWFLNLAIADILYILFLVCRVFLIFSNYNWPFGDMCKWALFVMTLNMFASVFFLTVISVDRCLCTWFVVWAQNKRTLVKARIICVFVWILSIYCSRPSIYIYSSIKIYGGFKCFYSVNKHMSQLTAKFVVGFLIPFLIIVSSYTAIGVRVKRLKTGKQLRVYRIISVILAFFICWFPFHVQQLCLISSVSYNWSYSARKKLHAAFPFVDGLVYVNSCLNPILYVFMCDEYKKKLKKSLLLVFEAAFTEEHLNLRSTPLPQTPQCQQVLNVQTEETSI, from the exons ATGG AGGGCACAACTTTGGGACCTCAAAACCACACTAATGACACAGCATATACCTCCACAGATTACAAATTATCAAATATTGAAATCTTTCAGATGTGCACATATTTAGTTATCTTGGTCATAGGTGTCATTGGAAATGGACTTGTCATCTTTGTGACCGGCTACAAAATGAAGACGACAGTCAACTCCATTTGGTTTCTCAACTTGGCGATTGCAGACATCCTTTACATTTTGTTCTTGGTTTGCAgagtgtttttaattttttcaaaCTACAACTGGCCATTTGGTGACATGTGTAAATGGGCTTTGTTTGTGATGACTCTAAATATGTTCGCAAGTGTTTTCTTTCTGACAGTTATCAGTGTGGATCGATGTCTGTGCACATGGTTTGTTGTTTGGGCTCAGAACAAGCGAACTTTAGTCAAAGCCAGAATCATCTGTGTATTTGTGTGGATTTTATCCATCTACTGCAGCCGCCcttctatctatatatatagcTCGATAAAGATATATGGTGGATTTAAATGTTTCTACAGTGTTAACAAACACATGTCACAGCTCACAGCCAAGTTTGTGGTGGGCTTTCTAATTCCCTTCTTGATCATTGTATCTTCATACACAGCTATTGGTGTGCGAGTAAAACGTCTGAAAACAGGAAAGCAGCTGCGAGTTTACCGGATCATATCTGTGATTCTGGCTTTTTTCATATGCTGGTTTCCTTTCCATGTTCAACAACTGTGTTTGATAAGTTCAGTGAGCTATAACTGGAGTTACAGTGCTAGAAagaaacttcatgctgcatttccTTTTGTAGACGGTCTGGTTTATGTAAATAGTTGTCTGAACCCCATTCTCTATGTGTTTATGTGTGATGAGTATAAGAAGAAACTTAAAAAGTCTCTCTTGCTGGTGTTTGAAGCGGCTTTTACTGAAGAGCATCTGAATTTAAGATCAACTCCACTTCCTCAAACACCTCAATGCCAGCAGGTACTAAATGTACAGACAGAAGAAACAAGCATCTGA